A genomic stretch from Petrimonas mucosa includes:
- a CDS encoding ISAs1 family transposase: MTSPATSLHRYFECIPDHRINRNKKHLLSDIIILSILAVICGAESWDSIELFGKTKLSFLKTFLKLPNGIPSHDTINRVFSSLRPRLFEEAFIKWVDSLKDEHITKEVISLDGKCIKGSKDSFHEKNAIYMVSAWASENQLVLGQLKVDEKSNEITAIPLLLDLLDIEGSIITIDAIGTQTKIAEKIIENKADYILSVKGNQKELLSQVEDSFNRHNPDSVDQVTEKGHGRIETRTCEIISNLGFIDNREHWKGLKTIVRITAHRDTGKKQETETRFYISSVIDQAANFNTFIRQHWGIENKLHWTLDMVFDEDRQRKRAKNSAQNFSFIRKIALNLLKQDTSKGSLVSKRLKAGWDDNFLLQLLKI; this comes from the coding sequence ATGACAAGTCCAGCCACTTCTTTGCACCGGTATTTTGAGTGCATTCCCGACCACCGAATCAACAGGAACAAGAAACACCTGCTATCCGACATCATAATCCTGTCGATACTCGCCGTTATTTGTGGGGCGGAATCGTGGGATTCAATTGAACTTTTCGGCAAGACAAAACTTTCATTCCTGAAAACGTTCCTCAAACTGCCCAACGGTATCCCCTCACACGATACGATTAACAGGGTGTTTTCCAGTTTACGTCCACGTCTTTTTGAAGAAGCTTTCATCAAATGGGTTGATTCTTTAAAGGATGAGCATATCACAAAAGAGGTTATCAGCTTGGACGGCAAGTGTATAAAAGGGTCCAAAGACAGCTTTCATGAAAAGAACGCCATCTACATGGTCAGCGCCTGGGCATCAGAAAACCAATTGGTCCTGGGCCAACTCAAGGTGGATGAGAAAAGCAATGAGATCACGGCCATCCCGTTATTGCTGGACCTGCTTGACATAGAAGGAAGCATTATTACCATAGATGCCATTGGTACCCAAACGAAGATTGCTGAAAAAATCATAGAAAATAAAGCGGATTATATCCTTTCGGTCAAGGGTAACCAGAAAGAGCTTTTGTCCCAGGTGGAGGACAGTTTCAACCGGCATAATCCGGACTCGGTCGATCAGGTGACGGAAAAAGGGCACGGACGGATTGAAACACGTACCTGTGAAATTATCTCGAACCTGGGTTTCATCGACAACAGGGAACACTGGAAAGGACTCAAGACGATTGTCAGGATTACTGCCCACAGGGACACGGGTAAAAAACAGGAGACCGAAACCCGTTTCTACATTAGCAGTGTCATTGACCAAGCAGCAAACTTCAACACTTTTATACGTCAGCACTGGGGCATTGAAAACAAACTCCACTGGACATTGGACATGGTTTTTGACGAAGACCGGCAAAGGAAAAGGGCGAAGAACTCCGCCCAAAACTTTTCCTTCATCAGAAAAATAGCACTCAACCTTCTAAAACAAGACACATCGAAGGGTTCTTTGGTTTCAAAACGTCTCAAGGCCGGGTGGGATGACAACTTTTTGCTACAGTTGTTGAAAATTTAA
- a CDS encoding transposase, translated as MDRTSILNQYKGICSDVLGELTTKLNKSFKSFLMETLILYLVIPGRINFLQLGRYGKSCEQRFRQNFSKDFDWLEFNLSLSDRVLTGDRKAIAIDPSYISKSGKNTPWIGYFWSGAAGQAKRGLEILGVGLIDVDNKDCISLQAVQTPDRQTLESRDANLIDWYLLVLKSMQEKLHRASRHVVADAYFAKNNFVTGLQEMKFDLVSRFRDDAALYYPTLQKPTGKKGRPKLYDGKIDMANLDTTRVQKINIDNGDLYTLVAYSKSFKQMVRLVIWYSKDGKNPKLFFSTNPEMSGKDVIEFYRTRFQIEFCFRDAKGFTGLMQSQARDVAKLSFNFNASLTSINLAKVLARERGIPFSMASCKTMIHNAYLLERFICVSGIKPNRRLNDKLVKELIEFAASAA; from the coding sequence ATGGATAGAACCAGCATACTTAACCAATATAAAGGTATCTGTAGTGATGTTCTAGGTGAACTAACTACGAAGTTAAACAAAAGTTTCAAATCATTCCTTATGGAGACGCTTATTTTGTATCTGGTCATTCCCGGCAGGATTAATTTCCTACAATTGGGGAGATATGGCAAGTCGTGTGAACAGCGATTTCGCCAGAACTTCTCGAAGGATTTTGATTGGCTGGAGTTTAACTTGTCTTTGTCTGATAGGGTATTAACCGGAGATCGCAAGGCAATTGCCATTGATCCCAGTTATATATCCAAATCAGGAAAGAATACCCCTTGGATTGGTTACTTCTGGTCGGGTGCAGCCGGTCAGGCGAAAAGAGGATTGGAAATCCTGGGAGTGGGCCTTATAGACGTCGACAACAAGGATTGCATCAGTCTACAGGCCGTTCAGACTCCGGACCGTCAAACCCTGGAGAGTCGTGATGCCAACCTGATTGACTGGTACCTTTTGGTCCTTAAATCGATGCAGGAGAAACTCCATCGGGCAAGCCGTCACGTGGTTGCTGATGCCTACTTCGCAAAGAACAACTTCGTTACGGGTCTGCAAGAGATGAAGTTTGATCTGGTCAGCCGTTTCAGGGATGACGCCGCACTTTATTATCCAACACTGCAGAAACCGACAGGCAAGAAAGGCAGGCCTAAACTCTACGACGGAAAGATTGACATGGCCAACCTGGATACAACCAGAGTGCAAAAGATCAATATTGATAACGGTGATCTCTACACCTTGGTAGCCTATTCCAAATCATTTAAACAGATGGTCAGGCTTGTCATCTGGTATTCCAAGGATGGGAAAAATCCCAAACTGTTCTTCTCTACCAATCCTGAGATGAGTGGAAAAGATGTTATAGAATTTTACCGCACCCGTTTTCAGATCGAGTTTTGCTTCAGGGATGCCAAAGGCTTCACAGGACTGATGCAATCGCAGGCAAGGGACGTAGCAAAGCTATCGTTCAACTTTAATGCGTCTCTTACCTCAATAAACCTGGCAAAGGTGCTGGCAAGGGAAAGAGGTATTCCTTTTTCGATGGCATCATGTAAAACGATGATACACAACGCCTACTTGCTTGAACGATTTATTTGCGTGTCCGGCATTAAACCGAACAGAAGATTAAATGATAAACTTGTCAAGGAACTCATTGAGTTTGCAGCAAGTGCTGCTTGA
- a CDS encoding helix-turn-helix domain-containing protein, whose protein sequence is MRRGVNADNANMGLNLQRIRRYLGVKQTTLAAELGMSQPEISRLERQKVIDGERLQQISDILGISPEVIITFDVNKTISTINASPAGQNKRVTGKPDLSEKIVELYERLLESEREKGKLMEQHGETYRTKN, encoded by the coding sequence GTGAGAAGAGGTGTTAATGCGGATAACGCGAATATGGGTCTTAACCTGCAACGCATCCGGAGATACCTGGGAGTTAAACAGACCACACTTGCAGCTGAACTCGGCATGAGCCAGCCGGAGATATCGAGGCTCGAACGTCAGAAAGTGATCGACGGAGAGCGGCTGCAGCAGATCTCCGATATACTGGGCATTTCGCCAGAAGTGATCATAACTTTCGACGTCAACAAAACCATTTCAACCATCAACGCTTCACCGGCAGGACAAAACAAGAGAGTGACTGGGAAGCCCGACCTGTCTGAGAAGATCGTGGAGCTCTACGAGCGACTATTGGAGAGTGAACGGGAGAAAGGTAAACTGATGGAGCAACATGGAGAGACATATCGGACGAAAAATTGA
- the tnpA gene encoding IS66 family insertion sequence element accessory protein TnpA encodes MNTNKMNRRFTQHEAFSLIEEYFQSGQRATDFYRSKNMSEWQFYKWRKLYLEVHPEHEASKTPPAKEPSLLQPVTVIGKPSSRRMPRFEIAYPGGVTLRVDEGVTDITLLGELLTF; translated from the coding sequence ATGAACACTAACAAAATGAATCGTCGTTTTACTCAACACGAAGCGTTTTCCCTGATCGAAGAGTACTTTCAAAGTGGTCAGCGGGCCACGGATTTTTACCGGTCCAAAAACATGAGTGAATGGCAGTTTTACAAATGGAGAAAATTGTATCTTGAAGTCCATCCGGAACATGAAGCCTCAAAAACACCCCCTGCAAAGGAGCCATCCCTCTTGCAGCCGGTAACTGTTATCGGCAAGCCGTCCTCCCGGCGGATGCCCCGGTTCGAGATCGCCTATCCCGGCGGGGTAACTCTTCGCGTGGACGAGGGGGTAACCGACATCACGCTACTCGGGGAACTGCTCACTTTTTAA
- a CDS encoding IS110 family RNA-guided transposase, giving the protein MRTVSGLDIHKDSIFMCILDEQGKKTEEKFGVTTREIKRMSSVLHTHYVSDICMESTGIYWIPIWRLLENDFSLHLVNPQFLKQLPGRKSDVKDAQWIATALLKELVRDSFVPDGNIQRLRQYGRRINEINKDLVRCEQRIDMLLQRCNIRLSNYVSRTKSKSYRKVVDALIAGETSADALVKLIHGRTVNRYGKSAVHEALEGCICESDSDLLQQYTQSFDMLQLQKQQCLDAMVRMCNQLYPEAFSFLLTVPGIKLVSAAIIISEIGDNMELFATAAALVSWAGLRPRNDESAGKIKSRQITHGNKYLRKALMECANGAARTKGSVFYFRFWHLKGMKKHHNAIIVAVAREMLTVIWTLLSRHENFDETYHLKKKTAS; this is encoded by the coding sequence ATGAGAACAGTCAGCGGTCTCGACATCCACAAAGATAGCATATTTATGTGCATTTTGGACGAACAAGGCAAAAAGACAGAAGAAAAATTTGGTGTAACTACACGTGAAATAAAACGAATGTCCTCTGTACTGCATACACATTACGTGAGTGATATTTGTATGGAAAGTACCGGTATTTATTGGATTCCGATTTGGCGGTTGCTTGAAAACGATTTCTCTCTTCATCTGGTAAACCCTCAGTTTCTTAAACAATTGCCCGGACGCAAGAGCGATGTGAAGGACGCGCAATGGATTGCAACCGCGTTGCTTAAAGAATTAGTCAGAGACAGTTTTGTTCCGGACGGGAACATTCAGCGACTTCGTCAATATGGGCGTCGCATTAACGAGATAAACAAAGATTTGGTTCGCTGCGAGCAACGTATCGACATGCTTCTACAACGCTGCAACATTCGTTTGAGCAATTATGTTTCACGTACCAAAAGCAAGAGTTACCGTAAAGTAGTGGATGCCCTGATTGCGGGAGAGACATCAGCCGATGCGCTGGTCAAACTCATTCATGGACGCACGGTTAACCGATACGGGAAATCAGCCGTACACGAGGCATTGGAAGGGTGTATTTGTGAAAGTGACAGCGATTTATTGCAGCAGTACACTCAAAGCTTTGACATGCTTCAACTCCAAAAACAACAATGCCTTGATGCCATGGTGCGCATGTGCAATCAACTCTACCCCGAAGCCTTCTCGTTTTTACTGACCGTGCCGGGTATAAAGCTTGTCTCGGCAGCCATTATCATTTCGGAAATAGGCGATAATATGGAACTTTTTGCTACTGCAGCAGCCCTGGTGTCATGGGCAGGACTCCGACCGCGCAATGATGAAAGCGCAGGAAAAATTAAGAGCCGCCAAATAACACACGGGAACAAGTATCTGCGTAAAGCCTTGATGGAATGTGCCAATGGTGCTGCCCGAACGAAAGGTTCGGTGTTTTACTTCCGGTTTTGGCATTTGAAAGGGATGAAAAAACATCATAACGCCATTATCGTAGCCGTTGCCCGGGAGATGCTTACCGTTATCTGGACACTGCTTTCCAGACATGAGAACTTTGATGAAACGTATCATCTGAAGAAAAAAACTGCTTCGTAG
- a CDS encoding RNA polymerase sigma-70 factor produces the protein MTEQKKSPDGKLATRYFREFYLSYAADMINFARKYVDATTAEDIVHDIFLDVWDKKSTIMVEKNLQNYLLAMVKNACYDYLKHKKVAETFLSKAEHQLKIDAMEYYELSENESSENYNLQAIYDSIEKLPPKCKIVFEKAYLEKQKSATIAEEMNVSVRTVETHIYNALKLIRNNLKLLKSISATLFFSAFFLF, from the coding sequence ATGACAGAACAAAAAAAATCACCAGACGGTAAGTTGGCGACAAGATATTTTCGAGAATTTTATCTTTCCTATGCAGCGGATATGATTAATTTTGCCAGAAAGTATGTTGACGCGACCACGGCTGAAGATATAGTTCATGATATTTTTCTTGATGTTTGGGATAAAAAATCAACCATCATGGTTGAGAAGAATCTACAGAACTACCTTTTGGCAATGGTCAAAAATGCTTGCTATGACTATTTAAAACACAAAAAGGTGGCCGAAACATTTTTGAGTAAAGCAGAGCATCAACTTAAAATTGATGCCATGGAATATTATGAGCTTTCAGAAAATGAGAGTTCGGAAAATTATAACCTGCAGGCAATTTATGATTCTATCGAGAAATTACCCCCTAAATGCAAGATTGTTTTCGAAAAGGCCTATTTAGAAAAGCAAAAGAGCGCGACGATAGCAGAGGAGATGAATGTTTCCGTGAGGACCGTTGAGACTCACATTTACAACGCCTTAAAGCTAATTCGGAATAATTTAAAACTGCTCAAGTCGATTTCAGCAACACTTTTTTTTTCAGCATTTTTTTTATTTTAA
- the tnpC gene encoding IS66 family transposase encodes MSPPDFLTGTAARSKLTRTRGYDQYKDAEHITLLACMAHSRRKFEHAKENSPSRSRQALDLFAKLYRVEKRAREEKMPFEERHRLREQQSIPVMEELKRWLEDQRGQVLPKSPIGIAVAYTLKIWDRLERTMTDGKFEIDNNEIENKIRKLALGRRNYLFCGSHEGAERNAMMYSFFACCREAGVNPTRWMTDVLNRIPDHHANKLEELLPHNWKENILG; translated from the coding sequence ATGTCGCCGCCGGATTTCTTGACGGGTACCGCGGCGCGCTCCAAACTGACGCGTACGCGGGGGTATGACCAGTATAAGGACGCGGAGCACATCACACTTTTGGCATGCATGGCCCATAGCCGGCGAAAATTTGAACACGCCAAGGAGAACTCGCCATCGAGATCGCGTCAAGCCCTTGACTTGTTCGCGAAACTCTACCGGGTAGAGAAACGGGCACGCGAAGAAAAGATGCCATTCGAGGAACGGCACCGGCTGCGCGAACAACAATCAATACCGGTGATGGAAGAGCTGAAACGATGGCTGGAAGACCAGCGGGGGCAAGTCCTGCCTAAATCTCCCATAGGAATCGCGGTTGCCTACACTCTGAAAATTTGGGACAGGTTGGAAAGGACGATGACGGACGGCAAATTCGAGATAGACAATAACGAGATTGAAAATAAAATCCGGAAACTTGCCCTGGGACGCCGTAACTATTTATTCTGCGGGAGCCACGAGGGAGCCGAGCGTAACGCGATGATGTATTCTTTCTTCGCCTGTTGTCGCGAAGCCGGCGTGAATCCAACGCGATGGATGACTGATGTCCTCAACAGAATACCCGATCATCACGCGAATAAACTGGAAGAGCTGCTCCCACACAATTGGAAAGAGAATATCCTTGGATAA
- a CDS encoding helix-turn-helix domain-containing protein, giving the protein MERHIGRKIEKIRQLRGMTQSELGQLLGVTKQAVSKMEKTERCKEEKLRKVAAALGVTPEGLKSFSEESIFYEHEIGRTIERYEKLLDQMKREEK; this is encoded by the coding sequence ATGGAGAGACATATCGGACGAAAAATTGAGAAGATCCGTCAGCTCCGTGGCATGACGCAGAGTGAACTGGGTCAGCTGCTGGGAGTAACCAAACAGGCGGTGTCGAAGATGGAAAAAACAGAACGATGCAAGGAGGAGAAACTGAGAAAGGTGGCAGCGGCATTGGGGGTAACCCCGGAGGGGCTGAAGAGTTTCAGCGAGGAGAGTATCTTCTACGAACATGAAATTGGGAGGACCATTGAACGGTACGAAAAGCTTCTGGACCAGATGAAAAGAGAAGAAAAATAA
- the tnpB gene encoding IS66 family insertion sequence element accessory protein TnpB (TnpB, as the term is used for proteins encoded by IS66 family insertion elements, is considered an accessory protein, since TnpC, encoded by a neighboring gene, is a DDE family transposase.), with translation MFSLNESQRFYLCLSPTDLRKGFDSLCGLVSSELGRDPLGGEVFIFVNRSRTTIKLLHWERGGLVLYHKRLESGRFSLPRVHSSGKGCSILWRDLVMMVEGISMEKTTRRKSFNIAPKTA, from the coding sequence ATGTTCTCACTTAACGAATCCCAGCGTTTTTACCTCTGCCTCTCACCCACCGACCTGCGTAAAGGATTTGACAGTTTATGCGGGCTTGTCTCATCGGAATTGGGACGCGACCCGTTAGGCGGGGAAGTGTTCATCTTTGTCAACAGGTCCAGGACGACCATCAAGCTGCTCCATTGGGAACGGGGCGGGCTCGTGCTGTACCACAAGCGCCTGGAAAGCGGCCGCTTTTCCCTTCCCCGCGTCCATTCTTCCGGCAAGGGATGCAGTATTCTTTGGCGCGATTTGGTCATGATGGTCGAGGGTATTTCCATGGAAAAAACCACCCGCCGGAAAAGCTTCAATATTGCTCCAAAAACCGCGTGA
- a CDS encoding IS66 family transposase translates to MKTSNTELNDQVVISRGEYNELLSIKSDCEYLRFQLSELKRMLYGVRSERFRSEKTDDGQLDLFAGTRDSLRDIQPKAEANKETITYEREKTREKPVRSRLPEHLRREEEVIEPDLIPDGAVKIGESVTELLEYKPADVYVRVIIRPKYVVLGTEGEGCVTVAPMPSLPIVKGNAGAGILSHICASKFIDHLPFYRQAEIFKRQKIPVAESTLKGWYAAVCRLLEPLHDTLIHEIMKRDYLQVDESPIPVLTSDKPGATHKGYMWVFHAPVEGMACFRYGKSRSGDVAAGFLDGYRGALQTDAYAGV, encoded by the coding sequence ATGAAAACAAGCAATACGGAATTGAATGACCAGGTTGTTATTTCCCGCGGGGAATATAACGAATTGCTGTCCATCAAGTCCGATTGCGAATACCTGAGGTTTCAACTCTCCGAGCTAAAACGGATGCTTTACGGTGTGAGAAGTGAACGCTTCAGGTCGGAAAAAACCGATGACGGGCAATTGGACCTCTTTGCCGGCACGCGGGATTCACTTCGCGATATTCAGCCAAAAGCGGAAGCGAACAAGGAAACCATCACTTACGAACGCGAAAAGACACGCGAAAAGCCTGTCCGGAGCCGTCTTCCCGAGCACCTGCGACGGGAAGAGGAGGTGATTGAACCTGACCTTATCCCCGATGGAGCCGTCAAGATAGGGGAGTCTGTCACCGAGCTGCTGGAGTACAAGCCCGCCGACGTTTACGTGCGGGTTATTATCCGTCCCAAGTACGTGGTGCTGGGCACGGAAGGTGAAGGCTGCGTTACTGTAGCCCCCATGCCCTCGTTGCCCATCGTGAAAGGAAATGCCGGGGCGGGCATTCTCTCCCATATCTGCGCGAGCAAATTCATCGACCACCTCCCGTTCTATCGCCAGGCCGAGATATTCAAGCGGCAAAAGATACCGGTTGCCGAGTCGACGCTCAAGGGCTGGTACGCCGCCGTCTGCCGCTTGCTTGAGCCGTTACACGATACACTGATCCATGAAATAATGAAACGCGACTACCTTCAGGTGGACGAGTCCCCGATACCTGTTCTTACCTCGGATAAGCCCGGTGCCACGCACAAGGGGTACATGTGGGTGTTTCATGCCCCCGTGGAAGGCATGGCGTGCTTCAGGTACGGAAAATCCCGCTCGGGGGATGTCGCCGCCGGATTTCTTGACGGGTACCGCGGCGCGCTCCAAACTGACGCGTACGCGGGGGTATGA
- a CDS encoding DUF4973 domain-containing protein — protein MRQISIYRILLLCLLILATGCNDEWENELYTRMVSLKAPINRDDVSVIYLRYQPDSVKVTYQLPVIVSGSRNNDRDYSVRIDVDNDTLNQLNIDKYAGRSDLYYRQLSEDFYELPSKNCRIPAGTDVALFPINFNLKGLDLVEKWVLPLTIMPDKSYTMNTYKGRHKALLWVMPFNDYSGIYNAASMYVYFGDNTTKYMTASTREARVVDENTIFFYAGITEELAENRGYFKVKCKFLPPDEVSEIQDPISGEMTGLYLKRGQLELWADNPELEFEVIGQPTYEIKEEYDIDRPHIIKRFFTLTMEYRYKDPVSSQNMVFPYRCKGTMLMQRNISTLIPDEDQAIFW, from the coding sequence ATGAGACAAATATCCATATACCGCATCTTGCTGCTTTGCCTCCTGATTCTGGCAACCGGCTGCAACGACGAGTGGGAAAATGAGTTGTACACCCGGATGGTCTCGCTGAAGGCGCCCATCAACCGCGACGATGTAAGTGTCATCTACTTGCGGTACCAGCCCGACAGCGTAAAGGTGACCTACCAGCTTCCGGTGATCGTGAGCGGATCCAGGAATAACGATCGCGACTATTCGGTCCGCATCGATGTGGATAACGATACACTGAATCAGCTCAATATCGACAAGTATGCAGGTCGCTCCGACCTCTATTACAGACAGTTGTCGGAGGATTTCTATGAACTTCCCTCCAAGAACTGCCGGATACCGGCCGGAACCGACGTGGCACTCTTCCCCATCAACTTCAATCTGAAAGGGTTGGATCTGGTGGAGAAATGGGTGCTGCCGCTCACCATCATGCCCGACAAGTCCTACACGATGAACACCTACAAGGGGCGTCACAAGGCGCTGTTGTGGGTGATGCCCTTCAACGACTACTCGGGCATCTACAATGCCGCCAGCATGTATGTCTACTTCGGTGACAACACCACCAAGTACATGACCGCCAGCACGCGCGAGGCGAGGGTGGTGGATGAGAACACCATCTTCTTCTACGCCGGTATCACCGAAGAGTTGGCCGAGAACCGCGGTTACTTCAAGGTGAAGTGCAAGTTCCTCCCACCCGACGAGGTGAGCGAGATCCAAGATCCGATCTCGGGCGAGATGACCGGTCTCTATCTGAAGAGGGGACAGCTGGAGCTCTGGGCAGACAATCCTGAACTGGAGTTTGAGGTGATCGGTCAACCCACCTACGAGATCAAGGAGGAGTATGATATCGACCGTCCCCACATCATCAAGCGCTTCTTCACCCTGACGATGGAGTATCGCTACAAGGATCCGGTTTCGAGCCAAAACATGGTCTTCCCCTACAGGTGCAAGGGAACCATGCTGATGCAGCGTAACATCAGTACCCTCATCCCCGACGAGGATCAGGCCATCTTCTGGTAA